Sequence from the Methanobrevibacter arboriphilus genome:
CAAGCCTTCCTACTACTTTAACTTTTACTTCATTATTATGAATCTTTTCATGTGCAACAATTCTTTTAAAGTTTTTTACAAAAAGATTCATCAAACCTTCAACTTCTTCGGAGGGCCTATTAAAATTTTCTGTGGAAAATGCATAAGCAGTTACAATTTCAATTCCAAGATCAATACTCCAATCAAGAACTTTTTCTAATGTGTCAACACCAATTTCATGACCCTTAATAACATTTATATTACCTTGTACTCTAGAATACCTTCTATTACCATCCATAATTATAGCTATATGCTTAGGCATACTATTAGGATCAAGTCCTTTGGATATATACCATTCATAAAGTTGATATATTGGTTTCATCAATTCCATAATTTTTCCCTTTCTTAATACACAAATTATCAATAAAAAGATAATATTCAAAATTTTAGACTAATTTAGTAATTATATTAAATAGTTTATTATATTAAATAGTTTATATTAAAGCTTTTAGATTAAATCTTAGAAATATTAATAGAATAATTAATTAGATAATTAATAAGATACAATAATTAGCTCTAATTCTAAAATAAAGTTTAATTTTGAAAATAAAATTTATTTATAAAGACTTTATATTATATATACATTTATATATTAATTTTATATACTAATTTTACATCTTAATTTATTAATTGTATAACTGATTTATTAATCTTATATAATAATTTTAGATTATATATTTTACAATAATTTAGATTATTATATATTAAAATTAAATTAATAATATTATATATTTATAAAATTAATTATTTATAAAATTAAGTATTTACAAAATTATAATACTTATAAAATTGTAATATTTATAAATTATTTATAACTAATATTATAATAAGAATATTATGATAATTGTTTATAATTATCATTTTATAAAATTAAATATTTATAAGATTAAATATTATTTATTAGCTAAATTATATGCAAAGGTCAATGCTCTTAAATATCCTTTTTCTGATTGATCACGGCTTGTGTCAATAAATATTTTTTCACTACCCAAAGCTATGGCACCAAAACTCTCCCATGAATTTATTAAGACAAGTGTTCTAAATATTATATTCCCATTGATTCCATCAGGAGCAATAATTATATTATTTTTATCAGCAATAGCTTTTTCTATTAGAATATAATAATTTTTTATAGATAATCTGTTTAAATTTGTAGATATATTATTTAAATTGTTTTTTGAGGAATTAAAACTAAAAAAAGCATTATAAGCAGGGTTTGATTCTTTATCTGAAAAAAAATCATTTATTTTCTTTACTAAAATTTCACTATCTTTGATTGATCTATCAATTTCAGGGCTTCTTCCAAAATCTTCTTTTCTTCCACCAGCCAAAATAGCAATTTTAGGGGTTTTATTTATTTTTAACATGAATTTAACTGATTGAAGAATTAATTGAAATTTTTCATCAATATTATTTCCCTCATCAATTCCAACAGGTCCAAGCAAAAATCCATTATAATTTAAATCAATATTATCTTTAATGTCTTCATGTATTTCATTGTTAAATCTTATAAAACTTGCCCTATTAACTGACATCCCTTTATTTAGATTTTTAATATTTTTCAGTACTTTTGAAGATTTTAAAGAACCTCTAACAACAGCATCAATAGTATTATCTTCCATGGCAAAAATTAGTTCTTCATCAGAATAAGCTAATTCTATTTCTATATCCTCATTTTTACTTAATGCTTTTTGTGCCAAAATAACATTTTTATTTTCACCACAGCCTACCACAATTTTTACCATATAACCTACCAAAACTTTTAATGTATAAATTTTATTGTACAAATTACATTTTGTATTATAATTATTATATTTTTTTTATATTTTTATTAAATATAATTTTTATTAGATATAATCTTTATTAGATATAATAATACTTATTTAAATAATTATAATAATTTTATTTAAAATTTTATTAATAATAAGAATTTATAATATTTTTAATAATATGGTTTAATTAATATGGTTTAATTAATATTACTAATTAATGTGGTTTTTAACAGTATTTTTAATAATAAGTATTTTAATAATATTTTTAATATAAAAAATTATATAAAAAAGATTATATAGAAAAAAATATTTCATAGAAAAGATTATATTCAATGAAGACATATATTATATAGATTAAGTAATGAAAATATCATTACTTTTTCATAATTAACTACTTTTTAAGATAGTTTATTTTTAGAAATAATAGGAAAAAATATGTTGTTTATCCTATAAAAAACAATTTTTTATAATAGTTAATAAAGCTATTTAAAATAATTAAAGTGTATATTACTCTATATAAGTAATATATATCTACATAATTATATTATCTCTAATTATGATAAAATTGTTAAAATAAATTAAAAATAAAAAAATAAACGAAAACTAAAAAATAAAAAGCAATTTTAAATTTACTATTTTGGGAAGGGATAAAACATGGAAAGAAAAAATAAACTCATAATTGCAATTACAATAGTGGCTGCAATTGGAATACTTGCTGTTGTTTGGGGAACATTTTTAGGAGGCCCTGATTTATCTCAAGGAGATAAGAGCATTTTAGTGTTAGCTGTTGATGAAGGTGAATCAAGACCAGGTATGGGTGCTGTAGATATGGCATTTGTTATAGACTTGAAAAATGGAAGTATATCTAATTATACACCAATTTATCCAGGTGGTAAAACTCATCCAACTCAACCTGAACCTGCAGAAGCACAATCACAGGGAGCTGGATCTAAGCTTTTACTTCATGATTCATTATGGGGTACTAACACTCAACAAGGAATGCAATATGCAAAAGAAATTGTTGAAGCTAATACAAATATGACACCTGATGCTGTAGTAGCAATAAATACTGAAGCATTAGATGCAGTTATACAAGCTGCAGGCCCTATAAAAGTTGATGGACAAGAAACAAATATTAGTGCAATAGATCTTGTACGAGAAAACGATGAATTACATGGAGGATCCATGAGCAGAGGAGAAGCTGTGATGGCACTTGCTTCAGCACTTTCAACTGCTGCAAATAATCCAGATAAACGGAATGCTATGGTTCAAGCTGCTTTAGATCAGTATTCTAAAGGCAATATTGTAATGATTCCACAAGGATCATTTGTTGGCCTAATGGCTTCTAAAGGATTAGGATCTGTTTTATAATAATTAGACTAATTATAGTCTAATTTTCTATTTTTTAATATTTTATTATTTTTTAATCTTTAATTATAATTTCTATTTATTAATTTCTAATTTTGTCTAATTTTGATCATATTTATTCTTTAATTTCATTATCATTAGTTTTATTATCTTTAATTTTATTCATATAATTTATATTTACTATTTTTGAGATGATTTAGTTTTAAATATTATTTTTAATACTATTTTAGCTAATACCTAATACTACTTTTAATCAATTTTATCTTTATAATAATATTATAAATAAAAACAAAAATAAAGTCAAAAAATAAAAAAGTAAATCTAAAAAATAAAAAAGTAAAGCTAAAAGTGAATAATAGAAAATAAAGTATCTAAAAAATAGGATATTTTATAGAAAATAAAACTAAATATAATAAACTAAAAAAATGAAAATAAAGATAATAAAACTAATGATAATAAAATTAAAGATTAATAACTAAGTTAATTTTCAAAATGAAAATAAATAAAAGGAATGAAAAAAATATTTTTTATTTCCAAGCAATTTTTAGAGAATCCTCAATAGCAATTAATAATTTTTCTATATCTTCATTACTATGAGAAGAGGATAAAAAATTACATTCAAACTGACTTGGAGGTATAAAAATACCATTATCCATCAATTCATGGAAATATATAGAGAATTTTTCAATATCTGATTTTTTAGCTATTTCATAATTTGTTACTTTTTCAATATTGAAATATATTTGAAACATTGAAGCTAAGCCAACAGTCTGGATATTTAAATCTAAATTATCAACAATTTCAGATATTTGATTTCTTAAATAATTTCCTTTTTTATTTAAATTCTTGTAAAAATCTTGATCAAGTTGATTCAATGTAGAAATACCAGCTTTTACTGATATAGGATTTCCATTAAATGTTCCAGCTTGATAAACATTTCCTTCAGGAGCTATCATTTCCATTATCTCACGTTTTCCTGCAAATGCACCCATAGGAAATCCTCCTCCAATAATTTTACCCATAGTAACAAGATCAGGAGTAATAGAGTAATAAGTCTGAGCTCCTCCACTGGAAAGTCTAAAACCAGTGATAACCTCATCAAAAATAAGGAGTATATTATTTTCTTCAGTGATTTCTCTTAAAAACTCTAAATATCCATTATTTGGTTCAACACATCCAATATTACCCATTACAGGCTCCACTATTACTGCAGCTATATTATCTTTCTCATCAACAATGAGTTTTTTTAAAGCATCTTCATCATTATAAGGACATGTTAAAGTATTTTTTGTAGTGTCTTCTGGAATTCCAAGAGAATCAGGAAGAGCTGCTGCTCCAGATCCAGATTTCACCAAAACATAATCATGAGCACCGTGATAGCTACCTTCAAATTTAACTATTTTATTTTTACTAGTGCAACCTCTAGCTAAACGTATTGCACTCATTGTAGCTTCTGTCCCAGAATTCACAAATCTTATCATTTCAGCACAAGGTACTCTATCAATAACCATTCTTGCCAATTTTATCTCGTTTTCAGTTGGTGCTCCATATGCAGTTCCAATACTCGCTTGACTGCAAACATTATCAATTACACTAGAGTCAGAATGACCTAAGATTAAAGGTCCATATCCCAAACAACAATCAATATATTCATTACCTTCAACATCCCAAATTTTAGATCCTTTAGCTTTTTCTATAAAAACAGGATATGGTTTAAATGCACGTACTGGAGAATTAACTCCTCCAGGAAAATATCTTTTTGATTCATTGAATAAATCTTTTGAATTCATAATACATCACTAAATACAATTTAATTAAATAAAAACCCTAATTTAACAATTAATTCATAAAAATCCTAACTTATTTATTAATATTTTTCATAGTCTGAATTAAAGAATTAACACAAGCTACAGCTACAGGAGTTCCACCCTTTGGCCCTTTAGTAATAATATTAGGTATTGAACTATTTTTCAACTCTTCTTTTGAATCAGCTGCTCCAACAAATCCAACAGGCACCCCAACAATAGAAGAAACATCTAATTCATTATTATTATATAATTCAATAGCTTTATAGAGTGCAGTTGGAGCATTTCCAACAACAATTATTCCCTTAAAGTCATTTTGAGCTGCAAATTCAATAGCAGCAGCAGCTCTTGTAATTTTTTTATCCTTAGCTATATCAACTACTTCACTGTTTTTAATAAAACACTCAACATTACCATCATATTGAGTAATTCCTGATTTAACCATATTAATATCAGTTAAAATATCTTCATTATTTTTCAAAGCTTTTAAGCTAGAGTTAACAAATTCAGAACTGATTAAAACTAATTTTGCATATTCAGGATCAG
This genomic interval carries:
- a CDS encoding DUF4012 domain-containing protein, with product MERKNKLIIAITIVAAIGILAVVWGTFLGGPDLSQGDKSILVLAVDEGESRPGMGAVDMAFVIDLKNGSISNYTPIYPGGKTHPTQPEPAEAQSQGAGSKLLLHDSLWGTNTQQGMQYAKEIVEANTNMTPDAVVAINTEALDAVIQAAGPIKVDGQETNISAIDLVRENDELHGGSMSRGEAVMALASALSTAANNPDKRNAMVQAALDQYSKGNIVMIPQGSFVGLMASKGLGSVL
- the hemL gene encoding glutamate-1-semialdehyde 2,1-aminomutase, translated to MNSKDLFNESKRYFPGGVNSPVRAFKPYPVFIEKAKGSKIWDVEGNEYIDCCLGYGPLILGHSDSSVIDNVCSQASIGTAYGAPTENEIKLARMVIDRVPCAEMIRFVNSGTEATMSAIRLARGCTSKNKIVKFEGSYHGAHDYVLVKSGSGAAALPDSLGIPEDTTKNTLTCPYNDEDALKKLIVDEKDNIAAVIVEPVMGNIGCVEPNNGYLEFLREITEENNILLIFDEVITGFRLSSGGAQTYYSITPDLVTMGKIIGGGFPMGAFAGKREIMEMIAPEGNVYQAGTFNGNPISVKAGISTLNQLDQDFYKNLNKKGNYLRNQISEIVDNLDLNIQTVGLASMFQIYFNIEKVTNYEIAKKSDIEKFSIYFHELMDNGIFIPPSQFECNFLSSSHSNEDIEKLLIAIEDSLKIAWK
- a CDS encoding cobalt-precorrin-8 methylmutase encodes the protein MFMGASTKQGYDIADKSREIVRSLISEEIKNLSNEEKDIVERIVHSTADPEYAKLVLISSEFVNSSLKALKNNEDILTDINMVKSGITQYDGNVECFIKNSEVVDIAKDKKITRAAAAIEFAAQNDFKGIIVVGNAPTALYKAIELYNNNELDVSSIVGVPVGFVGAADSKEELKNSSIPNIITKGPKGGTPVAVACVNSLIQTMKNINK